TAACCAGGCAGACGATTCTCTAAAAACCATTGACAGTAAAAAGATGGCCAGACCACATTACACAAAGAACATACCGATAAAACGTGCCTTGATTTTGCTTGTTATCGCAGGGGTTGCCCTTTCCGGATGCGCCGCTCGCCAACAAATAGTGAGCTATTCGACGGCGTACGACTCTCCGGAGGCCGCTTTACGAGCAGCAGGAACCGATATTGAAGCTGGCGCGATAACGGCAACGGCAAAAATAGAAATAAGCGATGAGGGTAAAAGATACCCGCTGAAGGCCGCTCTGATGATTCAAAGGCCCGCTTCTCTCAGGCTGGAATCCATTCCCCTGATCGGGCCTCCCGATTTCTTCATCTCACTGACGGCGGGCGAAATGAGGATCTTTACGCCGGCAAAGGGTTCCTTCTACACAGGCGCTGCCACCCCCCATAATATATCTAAATTCCTACATATTTATGTCAGTGCGTCGGAACTTGTCTCGCTGCTTCTGGGCCTTCCTCCGGATAACGAAGCAAAAGAAAAAACCAGGACGGGCCGTCAGGAAGAAAACCTCTACCGCATCGATCAAGAAAAAAATGATAATGGGCGCCTGTCCCTCTGGATTGATCCAGCAATAA
This genomic window from Syntrophobacterales bacterium contains:
- a CDS encoding DUF4292 domain-containing protein, encoding MARPHYTKNIPIKRALILLVIAGVALSGCAARQQIVSYSTAYDSPEAALRAAGTDIEAGAITATAKIEISDEGKRYPLKAALMIQRPASLRLESIPLIGPPDFFISLTAGEMRIFTPAKGSFYTGAATPHNISKFLHIYVSASELVSLLLGLPPDNEAKEKTRTGRQEENLYRIDQEKNDNGRLSLWIDPAINRIVKTAFAKNGVKIYEAVFEKHLRTEGYYLPQHITITGQTTSALKITYTEIQQLADHDESFTLPIPAGITPIPLD